The genomic window ACCCTCCATGTGAAGTGGCAAATGACTTATGAAACTGAATATACtttaaaaagcagtttgtgaCAACATATGGTGATCAGCTGATCAAAGTAAAAAGAAGAGATAAATCCCACACGGCTTACTCAAGCCCTTGCACATGCCTAAAATCATCCTTGGGAATTTGACCTTTGTAAATAAACATTCCGgttcttgatatttttttttggcAGTTCTGATAGAGGCTACATTAATGCAATTGAAAATCAATGTGATATAAGCAGCCTAGCTGTGGGCAAGAATACAACCATTATATGTTCTAGCTTTTCTTCATTAACCTTAATGCTCTTATTCAAATGTATATTATGTAAACCAATATTTACTTATGGGAACTTAAAAAGGAGAGGTTAAATGAACTCTTATAATTGATTTACGGAAGGAAATTTAGAATTTTCTACATCACAAAATATATATCGTTTTTTAAAGTAAGTTTtactttcttaaaaaataaataggacCTCTGAAACAAGTTTTTTGCCTAGTGGTGTTCTGCTTTATTAATTTACTTTTCTTTAAGCCCTGTCATATTAGACCACAATGGGGTTGTTTCTATCTTGAAAATAAATCTTTAGGCACATCATGTGATGCTGCTTCACTGAAAAGATGTCAATACAGCAACCACTTTTCAGCAGCACTGCTTATATTCAGTGGCAACAGACATGTCTGTTTTGTCCATGGTGATAAAACTCTTTAATGGACTAACAGTTCGccaattttcttctctttcttaaaGGAAAATAATCTTAAGTCTAAAAGTTGGTATGTGTGTGAAATACAAACTTTCACACAGCAAATACCAAAAGCTAAATTTATTAAcatttgaaaacaaacattttaaaaattggtttgcAGCCTCAGGCTCTGCAAGTACTAAACTGAAATTCTATTTTTTAGAAAGTCCTGAAAATAAGGGGTTTGCAGCAAAAACACCATTAGATCCTTGATTCCAGTATTATGCATGCTCTTGTAAGATTAACACAATAGACTTGCCTACCCTTGGATGTTAGAGCCAATATAAAATTTTGCTCTAGTTACTGTACTTTTAAGAAGGTCCATACATTTAGAACTGTAAAATTATCAAGCTATAAAAActaattttgtttcaactctAGTAAATACAGAAagacattttaatttaaaaaagctgTAGCACTAAGAGTATCATATGCATCTATCTATACATGAAGAACCATTTGTTGTATAAATGTTGTAGTTGTCTCTATATTGGCATTTAGGAAAGTTATTCCCTTGAACCTGATTATTTTGTGCATTGGAAAAATATTGGTGTAAACAACTGAGAGTTCACTAGATGTCTTCATTATCCACTTACACTAGGACAGATCCAaagcaaacagacagacaaacaaaaataTATCTTATTATAGAAATCCATCTAACTTGCTAATCTACCTTTCACAAGTGAGTTGAATCTGCTGCTGGTTGACAGTGCTCTTTCTATCTCAGGTTAAATACCTGGGATTTTATGGTTGTTGCTATTACTCTGCTTGACATTTCCCCACAGTTAGAGCAAACATTTCTCAGTATAggctaaaaacatttaaaacaaacaaatgtaaaaTTATATATACTGGAAAACTTCTTTTGGTCCTCTCTTTCCCAATTTGTGTCTTCTTTGAAGAATTCATGGCACAAGTTtgcattattatattttatataccTAATCAAAGTCCTGCTTCCACAAAAGACATGGAAAAGTGGCTTCCCGAGTGGTTTAGTGCTTCAGAAAAACAGATACAAATGTTAAAAAGGTGCTCAAAAAGAATCTaactttatatttatatatatactatatatcaAGATGGACTTTAGAAGCACACATCCCTTTTGTTCACAGAAAGGGCACATGTAGGTGTCTTCCTTTAGATGCCAAACTGCTTATTAGCAGGTTTCTGCAAGACTGACACACCCATATTTATCTCCTTCTATTTTTTGGCACTTTCATGATATGTGGCTGTTTTACCTGTTGTCCCTGCTAGGCTCCGGTAACTTGCCCGGTGTACAAGCACTTTAGAAACTGGGATTTTTGTTCTAGGGATCTCACTTTTGGTAGGCTGGTGGTGTGCAAGATGATGGCTATTATTGGTATCTGGGCCATGACTGCCATGTGGCGACGTAAAATGCTTGATACTGATGGGTATCTTGGAGTCCTTGAGTGAAGTTGTATGGGTTTTGACTGGGCATGTTGTTGTTACTGGAGACAGTGGCTTGCAACAAGACACAGCGGTGACGTCTTCTGCAGAAGTAACTGTGGCTGTGTTTTCATCTGGATCAGCATACAGATCATAGAGAGCATCCCCACTGTAGCTGTCCCTGGGAATTACCTCTTTCTGGATACTGTTGGCATTGTCCTCCTCTGGCCCAGGTGTTGTGGAATCCCAATAGCCTTCGTCGCTGCTGGGGATGGCTTCCTGTGGCTCCTTTTCCCTACACTTCTGGTCATTCTTGTGGCTGTGGTGAACCGGAATCTGGTTGAAACCAATGTGCTTCCCAGTTGTTGATGCATCCTGAACCTTTTTGGTACAACCGCCACCTTTGGAGCCCTCGAGggattctttccctccccccggGGTCTCCTGCGGCTTCTCCGCTTGCGACAACACATCCCAGAACTCTGGGGCGCACGTGTCCCCCACCTGTTCAGGGCTGGccatctcctctcctcctccttgataGGTCACCACGCTGGGGGGCTTTTTGGAAGCCCCCGCTTTGCCAACCCCAGGGGCGCTCTTGTCGCTTCCACCTGCGCCACCGCCACCGCCGCTGCCCACGTCCTCCTCCTGGTCGGCAATAATGTCCCCACAGCCTGTAAGAGAGTCAAAGCTTTTCAGTGAAGTCACGTCAGCAAACATCAAACAAATACGGTCAATGGACGGCTCAGAGGGTGGATCAAGAGAGGAAGGGTCaggggctgccgccgccgcctcttggCTGCGTTCACACTCGGGTTCAACAGGGGGGGAAGGCTCGATGGGGATGTCACCTGTTATGGCGCCGTCCTCCTGGGTCCCTGGGCCATCGCCATCTCCGGGGGGCGGCTCGGGGCAGCTTTCCTGGATCCCAGGCTGGATCCCAGGGGGCTCGGCTCCCAGTGGTGGTAAGGTACGTGGGGTGGGCTCCCTGGCACCAACGTCCTGCTGCTCTTGGGTGGGCACGGCCTCAGCGCTGGGGTGGGCCAGCAGCAGCATCTGGTCCCCACTGGCCACCCCAGAGGGGGTCTGGGGGGCTGCTGCAGCAGTCGCCGCCGCCGGGGGTCGTGGCGCCTCCTCTTTGATGCACTCCAGGCTGGCCGTGAGGGAGCCGGGCCTGAGGTGGCTGGCCTGTCCCTCAGCGCCGTCTCCGGCCTCGTCCTCCTTGCTGGGCTTGTCCCTGCGG from Podarcis raffonei isolate rPodRaf1 chromosome 4, rPodRaf1.pri, whole genome shotgun sequence includes these protein-coding regions:
- the AMER2 gene encoding APC membrane recruitment protein 2, with protein sequence MDVHGDCAELSAVGDQPPPSGKLNKTAFKLFKRRKSGGAMPSIFGVRSGGKGKGGESGGGQPGMVRSKTHDGLAEVVLEGGKKEEPGGGGGGGGGDDQFGGGGGGAPKDYSPCSAASKSHRFFSLLRKNGRSGEGGKGERPKGRGGLKGLFNSMRWHRRDKPSKEDEAGDGAEGQASHLRPGSLTASLECIKEEAPRPPAAATAAAAPQTPSGVASGDQMLLLAHPSAEAVPTQEQQDVGAREPTPRTLPPLGAEPPGIQPGIQESCPEPPPGDGDGPGTQEDGAITGCGDIIADQEEDVGSGGGGGAGGSDKSAPGVGKAGASKKPPSVVTYQGGGEEMASPEQVGDTCAPEFWDVLSQAEKPQETPGGGKESLEGSKGGGCTKKVQDASTTGKHIGFNQIPVHHSHKNDQKCREKEPQEAIPSSDEGYWDSTTPGPEEDNANSIQKEVIPRDSYSGDALYDLYADPDENTATVTSAEDVTAVSCCKPLSPVTTTCPVKTHTTSLKDSKIPISIKHFTSPHGSHGPDTNNSHHLAHHQPTKSEIPRTKIPVSKVLVHRASYRSLAGTTGKTATYHESAKK